The nucleotide window GCGGATGGATATGCTGCTCCTGTTTTTCGGCTTCACCTTCAGCGTCATCATCCTGGTAAACGTCTTTTTCAGCAGCATGTTCATCTCGCCGGTCAAGAAACTGGCCGAGGGAACGCAACGGGTCGCCCACAGGGAATTCGTGACCATCGACGTGGGCTGGCGCAAGGACGAAATCGGCGTGCTGGCGCGCAACTTCAACGACATGAGCCTCAGGCTGAAGGACCTCTACCAGAACCTCGAGGACAAGGTGGGCCAGCGGACCCGGGCATTGGAGCAGGCCAACAAGGACCTGCTGGCGGCCATCGACCAGGCAAAGGCCATGGCCCGGAAGGCCGAAGAAGGGACCATGGCCAAGTCGCAGTTCCTGGCCTCCATGAGCCACGAGATGCGGACCCCCATGAACGCGGTCCTCGGCATGGGCGAAATCCTCAACTCCACCGACCTGGACGACGAACAGCGCCGCTACGTTTCCGTTCTGCTCGAATCCGGCAAGGCCCTGCTGAACCTGATCGACGACATCCTGGACCTGTCCAAGATAGAGGCCGGTGAAATGGTCTTCGAAAACCGGCCGTTCAACCTCGAAAAGGCGATCGGAAAACCCTTCAAGATCGTCTCCTACGCCGCCCATCAGAAGGGGCTGGACATCGACTATTCCATCGCCCCCGACGTGCCTGCGGAACTGACGGGCGACTCCATCCGGCTGCAGCAGATCCTGCTCAATCTCCTGAACAACGGCATCAAGTTCACGGAGACCGGTTTTGTGCTGCTCGACGTCTCCCTGGGCCGGGCCGGGCCCGACAACACCCGCTTCGTGGATTTTTGCGTGCGCGACACCGGCATCGGCATCAGGCCCGATAAGCTCGACACCATCTTCGAAAAATTCACCCAGGCCGATTCCTCCACCACCCGCAAGCACGGCGGGACCGGGCTGGGGCTGTCCATCTGCCAGCTGCTGTGCGAAAAGCTCGGCGGGACCATCCGGATAGAAAGCGACCTCGGCAAGGGGTGCCTGGTCCTCTTCTCCCTGCCCTTCGGCTGCCGGGAACCCGACGCACCCCGCATCTCGCCCCTGACCGGACAGTCGGTGCTGTTGATCGACGACAGGGAATACGCCGACACGGCACTCGGCTCCCGGCTGCGCCGTGCGGGCGCCCGGATAAACCTGGCCGAGACCGTGGAACAAGCCCTCGACGCGGTACGGGCGGCGCAGGACCGCCCCGGGTACGATCTCATCCTCGTCAACCCCCCTGTGGACGGGTATACCTGGCAACAGGTCGCGTCGGCCCTGTCCGAGGCCGGGGTGGGACCGAGGTCCCTGTGCCTTGTCCTGTCCACGGACGCACCCCGCACGCGGCCCATGCATTTCTTCGGCGCGATCATGGCCCGACCGGTCTCCACCATGGATGTGGAAGCGGCTCTTGCCTCGGCCTCGGAACCACCGGCCACCGAGGAGGAAACGACCGCAGCCCCGACCGCGGCGGCGGCGCTGGACATACTCCTGGTGGAGGACAGCGCGGCCAACTCCATGCTCATCGACCTCTATCTCAAGGATTCCGACCACCGCCTGACCCTGGCCGAAAACGGCAGGAGCGCCCTTGACCTGTATACCGAAAAACCGTTCGACCTCGTGCTCATGGACATAGAGATGCCGATCATGGACGGTTTCGAATGCACGAAACGGCTCAGGGAATGGGAGCGGGAAAACGGACGGACGCCCACCAGAATCGTGGCCCTGACCGCCCATGCCCTGAGCGAAGTGAAGGACCGCGTGCTCGCCAGCGGGTGCGATTCCTTCCTGACCAAGCCCATCACCCGCCCGGCCCTGCTCGAGGCGGTGGCCGGATGCCGGGGGAAGGGGAGGGAAAAACATTTGTAAATGTTTTCCCTCCCCTTCCCCCGGCCCCCCCATCCCCACCTTTTTCCAAACTTTTTGTAGACGCATCCGCGCGGTTTCTGCGTTGATGAAGTGTGCATTTCTGCATTCTGTTTCAGACGCCACCACACGTATTTCCCGACACCGAATGACACCACTTGTGGCGTAAGCACCGTCCCGAAGTTTTCGCCCCGAACAGCTTATCTGCGCGCCTCTCGCCGCAGGCGACATGGGGGTCCGGGTGTCCTCGCGCCCTGGTCTCCCCGAAAGGGCCGCCGGAGGCCCAAAAAAAAGGGACCCCGCAACAGGGGGTCCCTCGGTTTTGTCGTCGTGTGTCCCGGTTTACCGGCGCTCGGCCTTCTTTTCCCATTCCGCCACCTCGAAGTCCTCGGGCACCTCTTCCCAACCGGAGAACATGGCCGCGACATGCGCGGTGACCGTGTGCCCGGTGGTGGTCATGTAGATATGGACCACCAGGAAGATGAGAATGGAGAACCCGCCGATGAGGTGCAGCAGGGCGACCACGTCCAGGCTGAGCCAGGGAAGTCCCCAGTCCGCCCAATCGTTGTAGCCCCAATACAGGACGCCCGTGACCATCTGGAACGGCAGCAGGACCGCAGTCAGTCCCAGGTAGGTCAGCCGCTGCATGGGATTGTGCTTGGCCGCCTTGGACTTGTGCACCGGGTGGGGTTCGCCCTTGAATATGCCGGAGGCATAGTACATGGCCACTTCCAGGAGTTTCCTGGTGGTGGGGATGTACTGTTTGTATTCATGGGTGACGAACATCCAGAACACGAAGAACAGGAACATGCCGAGCCAGGTCAGGCCGAACAGGTTGTGCAGGTCCACGCCCTTCTTGAAGCCGAAGAGCTCGATGGAGCCGTGGACCTCGAACCCGGTGAGCAGGAGCAGGATGATCATGACGGCCTGGAACCAGTGCCAGAACCGCTCGAACTTGGAGTACAGGTATATCTTTTTCATCTGGTGTCGATTCATGGTTAGTCCTCCTTCCGCTTCAGGCCGGAGATGAAGCGCATGACGCCGTGGAAGAAGACGGCAACAAGCGCGGCGCCCGCGCCGAACCAGCCAGCAGCGTCCA belongs to Pseudodesulfovibrio portus and includes:
- a CDS encoding response regulator — encoded protein: MMRGPVFNRLRLKVSVGTALILGLFLMVLGTHLINSQERQLINNLRDHGERIAALAARSSAEYIQRFSFFLMEDQAIAIEQSPHIAFCEIYDTDGKPLLQSGNIVSKDHSGKHQARYDDSVMVVSQPILVGRETLGRVEIGLSLASIEETIQDKRMDMLLLFFGFTFSVIILVNVFFSSMFISPVKKLAEGTQRVAHREFVTIDVGWRKDEIGVLARNFNDMSLRLKDLYQNLEDKVGQRTRALEQANKDLLAAIDQAKAMARKAEEGTMAKSQFLASMSHEMRTPMNAVLGMGEILNSTDLDDEQRRYVSVLLESGKALLNLIDDILDLSKIEAGEMVFENRPFNLEKAIGKPFKIVSYAAHQKGLDIDYSIAPDVPAELTGDSIRLQQILLNLLNNGIKFTETGFVLLDVSLGRAGPDNTRFVDFCVRDTGIGIRPDKLDTIFEKFTQADSSTTRKHGGTGLGLSICQLLCEKLGGTIRIESDLGKGCLVLFSLPFGCREPDAPRISPLTGQSVLLIDDREYADTALGSRLRRAGARINLAETVEQALDAVRAAQDRPGYDLILVNPPVDGYTWQQVASALSEAGVGPRSLCLVLSTDAPRTRPMHFFGAIMARPVSTMDVEAALASASEPPATEEETTAAPTAAAALDILLVEDSAANSMLIDLYLKDSDHRLTLAENGRSALDLYTEKPFDLVLMDIEMPIMDGFECTKRLREWERENGRTPTRIVALTAHALSEVKDRVLASGCDSFLTKPITRPALLEAVAGCRGKGREKHL
- a CDS encoding cytochrome b/b6 domain-containing protein; amino-acid sequence: MNRHQMKKIYLYSKFERFWHWFQAVMIILLLLTGFEVHGSIELFGFKKGVDLHNLFGLTWLGMFLFFVFWMFVTHEYKQYIPTTRKLLEVAMYYASGIFKGEPHPVHKSKAAKHNPMQRLTYLGLTAVLLPFQMVTGVLYWGYNDWADWGLPWLSLDVVALLHLIGGFSILIFLVVHIYMTTTGHTVTAHVAAMFSGWEEVPEDFEVAEWEKKAERR